Genomic DNA from Candidatus Kapaibacterium sp.:
GTTAAAACTCCGATTGATAAATAAATTAGATGGAGATTATAATGAAAAGACGTAATTTTTTGAGCTTAAAATTGGAAATTCAGAAGAAATATTCTGATTCGCTGATGTCTTTAGATGAATATGCTGCACCCTTGGACAAAGCCGCCGCATCACATCTATTGCGACGAGTTACATTCGGACCCACAAAACAGTTGATTGATGAATTTACAGGGTTGAGCGTGAGCGAAGCAGTCGAACGCATTTTGGGAGATGGCACTGAAGCACTTCCCGACGGATATGAAGATTTAGGTTGGCTTGATACCGCTGAGGAAAACCCGAGAGACGGACTTCCGATTCAAATTCGGGGTGCAATTGAGGGTCGCCATGCCACGAGACACGGTGAACTGAAGTCTTGGTGGTTGGAACAAATGCGAATCGAGGAAGCACCTTTTTTCGAGAAGTTAACTCTTTTTTGGTCAACCGTTTGGTGTATCGAATTCGCATATGACACTCTGGAACTGATTCCGCCGCCATTGCTATATCGAAATAATCAGATGTTGCGACGCAATAGAATTGGAAATTATCGCGATATGGCGTTCGATAATACCTTGAATGGTGCTATGCTGCTATATCAAAGCGTAAATTTTAGCACAAAGGATTCGCCAAATGAAAATTATCCTCGCGAATTATTAGAGTTATTTACTATGGGAATCGGTAATTATTCCGAAGGCGATATTCGTGAAATGGCAAGGGTTTTGACCGGATTCAGAGTCGCTGCACATGCCTTCACGCCGAAACCAAACGGTCAATTTGAATCATATTTTATGCCCGATTTGCATGACATTGGTGCCAAAACGATTTTTGGGGAAACAATTCCGGCGAGGGATACTTCGCAAAATTCTGAAGACTTAGTAAAGGAAGAAGAAGTCAGGCGTATGATTAATATTTTAATTGAACAGCGCCCATTGCCAATTGCAAAATTTATTTGCACAAAAATATATAATTATTTTGTTTATAGTAGTCCCGGCGATACTAATGAACAAATTATTAATGAATTAGCAAATACATTTATACAAAATGATTTTGAATTAAAACCCGTATTTGCTAAATTATTTAAAAGCAAACATTTTTATGATGAAAATATAATCGGGTGCCAAATTAAAACTCCACCCGAATTCATTGTGGGGCTTGAAAGACAATTAAGGACAGCATATAAAATCGGAACTCAGCCAATGGCAAGTACTGCTTGTGATGATATTGAGCAGGAATTATATAATCCGCCGAATGTTGGCAGTTGGAAAGGTTATCGCAGCTGGATAAGCACTAAAACTTACCCACTGAGAAGAAAATATGCAATTGATATATTGGATATGACAAATCACGCACAACTAATATCGCTAATTAAAGAATTTAATTATTCAGATATAGATTTATTTTTAAATGATATTTTGTCATATTTTTTGCCAAAGACGATTGAAAGCGACAGAGTGGTTTTTTTCAAGGATAAATTATTAAACGGAATATCTGCACAAAATTGGACGAATGAAGTAAATAATTCATCACCTGCGGTAACAGCAGGTATGAGAGCTTTTATGAGCGAAATAATTCTTTCACCTGATTTTCATCTAATTTAAGGAGCCAAAAATGAAAAGAAGAGAATTTATAATAAATACAGCAGCGGCTTCTGCCGGAGTTGCTCTGATGAACAAAAAATCGTACGCGAAAGAACGCAGTGTGGAAGAGTTTATGAATACGGATAGCCAAAATATTTTAATAATTATTGAATTATTTGGCGGAAACGACGGATTGAATACGATTATACCCTATGACCAAGAGGAATTATATCTCGAATTACGTCCGAATTTGCATATTCCGAAAGAATTCGCTATACAATTTGGTGATTCGGATTTATTTTTAAATAGTGGATTAATTGACGGTGTACATAACGGTGGTATGATGAATTTAATGGCAACCGGAAAACTTGCTGTAGTTCAAGGAATTGGGTATGACAACCCAACTTTGTCGCATTTTCGGAGCAGCGATATTTGGCATAGCGGAATAAATAGTTCCGACCCTAATGAAAAACTACTCGAAGGTTGGTTGGGACGATATTTTGCTAAAATATTAAATAATTATCCTGACGATATTCCTGCTCATCCAATTGCTATTTCGCTCGAAGGCACAATTCCGTTGATGCTGAAAAGTTCAAAAGGCGATATGGGAGTTTCTTTGCAAAATCCTGAAAGATTTTATCAACTTGGTGAGGGTTTAAAGCCTAAGTCATTGAGATTTCATACACCTACTGACAACTTTCACGAACGTGAATTTAATTTTATTCACGTAGTAGCAGAACAATCTGAAAAATATGCACAAGTAGTAAAAGAAGCATATGAAAAAGGTAAAGATAAAATTAAGGTTAATTATTCGACCGGATTACCACAAAAATTCCGTGTAATTTCCTCGCTAATTGCCGGTGGAATTCAAACTCGCGTATTTTATATGAGATTAAGCAATTTTGATTCGCACGCCCAGCAAATGCAATTCGACTACACAGGAGCGCATTATACATTATTGAACAATCTGTCTCGCGGCGTGTGCGAATTCCTTGATGATGCACAGCAACAGGGATTTGCCGATAGAATCGTTGGCATGACAACTTCGGAGTTCGGCAGACGGGTAAATGACAATGGCAGCCGTGGTACCGACCATGGAGCCGCATCCATGCAATTTATGTTTGCCGGTTCGGATGAATTTATCGAGGGCGGATATTATCGAGTAGAAGGGAAGCCTGATTTGAACGATTTGGACGAATTTGAAAATCTCCGACATCAATATGATTTCAGACGAACTTATAATGATGTGCTTGAAACTTGGCTTGGAGCAAGCCCCGAGGAGAGTCGTGATGTATTTGGCGATA
This window encodes:
- a CDS encoding DUF1800 domain-containing protein, with protein sequence MKRRNFLSLKLEIQKKYSDSLMSLDEYAAPLDKAAASHLLRRVTFGPTKQLIDEFTGLSVSEAVERILGDGTEALPDGYEDLGWLDTAEENPRDGLPIQIRGAIEGRHATRHGELKSWWLEQMRIEEAPFFEKLTLFWSTVWCIEFAYDTLELIPPPLLYRNNQMLRRNRIGNYRDMAFDNTLNGAMLLYQSVNFSTKDSPNENYPRELLELFTMGIGNYSEGDIREMARVLTGFRVAAHAFTPKPNGQFESYFMPDLHDIGAKTIFGETIPARDTSQNSEDLVKEEEVRRMINILIEQRPLPIAKFICTKIYNYFVYSSPGDTNEQIINELANTFIQNDFELKPVFAKLFKSKHFYDENIIGCQIKTPPEFIVGLERQLRTAYKIGTQPMASTACDDIEQELYNPPNVGSWKGYRSWISTKTYPLRRKYAIDILDMTNHAQLISLIKEFNYSDIDLFLNDILSYFLPKTIESDRVVFFKDKLLNGISAQNWTNEVNNSSPAVTAGMRAFMSEIILSPDFHLI
- a CDS encoding DUF1501 domain-containing protein — translated: MKRREFIINTAAASAGVALMNKKSYAKERSVEEFMNTDSQNILIIIELFGGNDGLNTIIPYDQEELYLELRPNLHIPKEFAIQFGDSDLFLNSGLIDGVHNGGMMNLMATGKLAVVQGIGYDNPTLSHFRSSDIWHSGINSSDPNEKLLEGWLGRYFAKILNNYPDDIPAHPIAISLEGTIPLMLKSSKGDMGVSLQNPERFYQLGEGLKPKSLRFHTPTDNFHEREFNFIHVVAEQSEKYAQVVKEAYEKGKDKIKVNYSTGLPQKFRVISSLIAGGIQTRVFYMRLSNFDSHAQQMQFDYTGAHYTLLNNLSRGVCEFLDDAQQQGFADRIVGMTTSEFGRRVNDNGSRGTDHGAASMQFMFAGSDEFIEGGYYRVEGKPDLNDLDEFENLRHQYDFRRTYNDVLETWLGASPEESRDVFGDTFLPLGILNKRGTSVWEFVKPTENQDFLIYPNPSSGNLNIRFELKKYARVIIELYSTIGQRIEVFTNELLPGGNYNYNYFVYNTGEYNIAITVGNTRIIKKFIVIR